Within the Magnetococcales bacterium genome, the region GCCATGGCCGGTTTCGGCATCGACCCGAGGCAGGTTGCCGGCATCGGGATCGCCGTTGGGATTGCCGTCTTTCACGTCGAAGAGGTAAACAAAGTCATATCGCTGATTCATGGAGTGATCCTCTGGTAAACGGTCTTCAGGGGTTGTTCGAAGCGGTGGCGGATTTCTCCTCATCCTTGCGGGTGAAGAAATCCTGTCGCTGATGGTAGTAGCCGATGGCAAAAAGCCCTTGTTCTTCCAGGGGAAGGGTGGAGGGGATATCCTCGATGCCACTCATGATCTCCTGGACCACTTTTTCCCGCATCACCTTGGCACCGATGTTGAGTTTGCTCAGATGGTGCTGATAGGTGCGCAGCAGACGGGGGAACACCGCGCCCGGAGTGGCCGAAACCGCGCCGTAGTAGCGATCCCGGATGGTGGCGTTGAGTCCCGGCAGGGCATCTTCCTGGGTTTTTTCCAAGGCGGCGAACAGGCGACCCAGGCGATAGGCCGGGTCGGATCGGGTGGAATCCAGACTCACGGTAAGTTCTCCTTCGAAACGGGGTGAACGGTTCAGCCACGCCTTCAGAATGGCGGCGCGGAGGGTGTTGATCTGCCGGTTGGGGTGTTGTTTGTCGTCGCGGTCCGCCCGAATGCGGCGGATGATGGCGGCGGCCAGGGCATCGGGATAGGCGGTGCCGTTCAATATGGCCCGCATCAGCGCCCCGCCCAAAAGCGGAGCCACGTCCTTGCCGTCCCGGGCCGTTTCTTTCAGCAGCATCCAGGCCGGCGGGAATTCCCTCGCTTGCGGCGGGCCAACGATCTCCAAATCTTCGAAGTGTTCCCGCAAGCGGTCCACGAAGGCACCCAAGGTATCCTGATGCCAAAAGCGCACGGAGATGCGTCCCGCATTGGGAGAGAGCCCCAAGACGTATAACGGGGTTTTGCCATCCTCCCCCAGGGCGTGACTGCCCTGTCGCAAGGCTTGAAAAAATATCTGCACATCGGTCAGCCTGGCGATGTCCTGGACCGATTCCGGATCCTTTTCCTCCTCCTCTCCACCTGAGAACAGGAAGGCGATGCCCTCTTCGGCGGCTGTCTTCTTCCCGGTCCAGAAAAGTACGGTATCGTCCGCCAGGGGAATGCGATGTTTGTTTCGCATCGCTCCGTTCAGGAGA harbors:
- the cas8c gene encoding type I-C CRISPR-associated protein Cas8c/Csd1, producing MILQALHDLYDRLAMDPDYGLAEPGYSVQNVSFAVVLTPEGQLHGFSDEQVDHLIPGPKGKSKTLQKPRQLRLPGQAKPTGQGINPCFLWDNAKYMLGFDPKDEKPERTKLSFQEFRKKHLELEKEIADPAYSAVCRFLERWSPEEAATHDSLAKLGSGFGVFKIQGESGYVHEQAPIRQWWQGKQQLARESATLRGRCLISGQEDLPLARVHEPKIKGVRNAQSTGALLVSYNCDAFTSYGKEQSYNGPVSEAATFRYCTVLNVLLNGAMRNKHRIPLADDTVLFWTGKKTAAEEGIAFLFSGGEEEEKDPESVQDIARLTDVQIFFQALRQGSHALGEDGKTPLYVLGLSPNAGRISVRFWHQDTLGAFVDRLREHFEDLEIVGPPQAREFPPAWMLLKETARDGKDVAPLLGGALMRAILNGTAYPDALAAAIIRRIRADRDDKQHPNRQINTLRAAILKAWLNRSPRFEGELTVSLDSTRSDPAYRLGRLFAALEKTQEDALPGLNATIRDRYYGAVSATPGAVFPRLLRTYQHHLSKLNIGAKVMREKVVQEIMSGIEDIPSTLPLEEQGLFAIGYYHQRQDFFTRKDEEKSATASNNP